One Thalassotalea sediminis DNA segment encodes these proteins:
- the sbcB gene encoding exodeoxyribonuclease I, whose protein sequence is MVSHQQPTIFWHDYETWGVNPKYDKPSQFAGIRTDFDLNIIGEPEMFYCRPPADYLPHPEAALVTGITPQKALRDGLSEADFAHSIHQLFTQPNTCVAGYNNIRFDDEVTRYLFYRNFYDPYAREWQNGNSRWDIIDMVRACYALRPEGIEWPKVTDKQTGEERVSFRLELLTAANGINHEAAHDAMSDVYATIAMAKLIKEKQPKLFQFLFSLRSKKQVSELLDVYNMTPVVHTSSKISSIHGCTSWFAPVAYHPQNKNAVIAVDLAQDPAPLFELTSEEIKARLYTRHDELAENELPIPVKLIHVNKCPVVAPAKTLLPENAERLAIPRETCLDNLAKLKQHADIRDKLSDVFAPESYDEDQQPDAEHALYGGAFFSQSDKAQMEILHQLPVEQLATHPFQFQDERLNTLLFRFRARNYPQTLNNEEQLKWQSYCQSKLQYGGKGILSADEFMLKIENLVHEHESDKSKVAVLKALYEYLQGNV, encoded by the coding sequence ATGGTCAGTCATCAACAACCCACAATATTCTGGCACGATTATGAAACCTGGGGTGTTAACCCAAAGTATGACAAACCATCACAATTTGCAGGCATAAGAACCGATTTTGATTTAAACATTATTGGGGAACCTGAAATGTTTTACTGTCGACCGCCAGCAGATTACTTGCCGCACCCCGAAGCAGCACTAGTGACAGGTATAACACCTCAAAAAGCATTACGAGATGGTTTGTCGGAAGCCGATTTTGCTCACAGTATTCATCAACTTTTTACTCAGCCTAACACTTGCGTTGCAGGTTATAATAATATTCGTTTTGATGACGAAGTTACGCGTTATCTTTTTTATCGTAATTTTTACGACCCTTACGCACGTGAATGGCAAAACGGTAATAGCCGATGGGACATTATTGATATGGTGAGGGCTTGTTACGCATTAAGACCTGAAGGTATTGAATGGCCTAAGGTTACTGATAAACAAACAGGTGAAGAACGCGTAAGTTTTAGATTAGAATTATTAACCGCTGCAAATGGCATAAACCATGAAGCCGCACATGATGCGATGAGTGATGTTTACGCGACAATAGCAATGGCAAAATTGATAAAAGAAAAGCAACCAAAACTCTTCCAATTTCTTTTCAGTTTACGCAGTAAAAAACAAGTTAGTGAATTATTAGATGTATATAATATGACCCCAGTAGTGCATACATCGAGTAAGATATCATCCATTCATGGCTGTACGAGTTGGTTTGCGCCGGTTGCTTATCATCCTCAAAATAAAAATGCTGTCATTGCCGTCGACTTAGCACAAGACCCTGCACCACTTTTTGAGCTTACCAGTGAAGAAATTAAAGCGCGACTTTATACTAGGCATGATGAATTAGCAGAAAATGAATTACCCATTCCCGTTAAACTTATTCATGTCAATAAATGCCCGGTAGTAGCGCCGGCAAAAACGTTGCTACCCGAAAATGCAGAACGTTTAGCAATACCAAGAGAAACCTGTTTAGACAATTTAGCAAAATTGAAACAGCACGCTGATATTCGGGACAAATTAAGTGACGTGTTTGCACCCGAGTCGTACGATGAAGATCAACAACCAGATGCTGAACATGCCTTATATGGTGGCGCTTTTTTCAGTCAAAGTGACAAAGCACAGATGGAAATTTTACATCAGTTACCGGTAGAGCAATTAGCTACACACCCGTTCCAGTTTCAAGATGAACGTTTAAACACATTGTTATTTAGGTTTAGAGCAAGAAATTATCCTCAAACGCTCAATAACGAAGAACAATTAAAATGGCAGAGTTATTGCCAAAGTAAATTGCAGTATGGTGGTAAAGGTATACTTTCTGCTGATGAATTTATGTTAAAAATTGAAAACCTTGTGCATGAACATGAAAGTGATAAGAGCAAAGTGGCAGTGTTAAAAGCGTTATATGAGTATTTGCAAGGAAATGTTTAG
- a CDS encoding methyl-accepting chemotaxis protein, translated as MNWTILRKLQALSLAIVLVFTISLLVIKFYSNEIGNKFNQFYNSNFTTAMQFERIKEVQVDTMLNIRGLQISYLLQLEDQTDGYLTVITANHKQTPELMAKLVTSYQGNPSKLAELKSLVEDYQLKADAFVDAMKNTSDHKAPYEVFKSFVDSYYVLVEFFDGFKKIVDNAALDTKQEIEQAIAIASYVFYLGLLVSLIVSIGLSQLIARGISQAVTQVKNVAFKLSTGLLNISCAVSTQDEMSELATSINTTVERLRSTMSDIKSSGDIVASNSDEVLSYNNQLQKGAHAITDNIDLVVTAIEEMAQTSQNIAQNITQTAAAAGEINDLAGVSLSASQESVKEIEILVNALKETGVTVDNLKAETVNIEKILDVIKAISEQTNLLALNAAIEAARAGEQGRGFAVVADEVRGLAQRSQTSVNEIEALLGSLTMAGDQAQEQMNHSSNIAHSLNDRVLHSNALMEDIRHKVNDVNSQAHEIATSAEEQSTVVVEISKNMHDIKALVDQNAVFVNTSNEKSHEMKNASSHVLTQLDYFTI; from the coding sequence ATGAACTGGACGATTTTAAGAAAGCTACAGGCGCTATCACTTGCCATTGTCTTAGTGTTTACCATTTCCTTACTTGTAATTAAATTCTATAGCAATGAAATTGGTAATAAATTTAATCAGTTTTATAACAGCAACTTTACTACTGCTATGCAATTTGAACGCATTAAAGAAGTTCAAGTGGATACCATGTTAAATATTCGCGGTTTGCAAATTAGTTATTTATTGCAATTAGAAGATCAAACGGACGGATATTTAACAGTCATAACGGCTAATCACAAACAAACACCTGAGTTGATGGCGAAGTTAGTTACTTCATATCAAGGAAATCCAAGCAAGCTTGCTGAATTGAAATCACTCGTTGAGGATTATCAGCTTAAAGCGGATGCATTTGTCGACGCGATGAAAAATACCTCAGATCATAAAGCACCTTATGAAGTCTTCAAGTCCTTTGTCGACAGCTATTACGTGTTGGTGGAGTTTTTCGATGGTTTTAAAAAAATAGTAGATAATGCCGCCTTAGATACTAAGCAAGAAATAGAACAGGCCATTGCGATTGCATCGTATGTTTTTTACCTAGGGCTATTGGTTTCCTTAATTGTTTCAATAGGTTTAAGTCAATTAATTGCTCGCGGCATTAGCCAAGCTGTTACACAAGTGAAAAATGTAGCGTTTAAACTGTCAACGGGGTTGTTAAATATCTCATGTGCGGTATCAACGCAAGATGAGATGTCAGAATTAGCAACGTCGATTAATACAACGGTAGAGAGGTTACGTTCTACCATGTCAGACATTAAGTCTTCTGGCGATATTGTTGCCAGCAATAGTGATGAAGTTCTTAGTTATAATAATCAATTGCAAAAAGGCGCACATGCAATTACAGATAACATTGATCTTGTGGTAACGGCAATAGAGGAAATGGCGCAAACGAGTCAAAATATTGCGCAAAACATAACGCAAACAGCTGCTGCCGCTGGTGAAATTAATGATTTAGCTGGGGTCAGTTTATCTGCTTCACAAGAATCTGTGAAAGAAATCGAAATACTTGTAAACGCCTTGAAGGAAACGGGCGTTACCGTTGATAACTTAAAAGCTGAAACAGTTAATATTGAAAAAATTCTTGATGTTATTAAAGCTATCTCTGAACAAACAAACCTATTAGCACTTAATGCTGCAATAGAAGCAGCAAGGGCCGGAGAACAAGGACGTGGCTTTGCTGTTGTAGCGGATGAAGTGAGAGGCTTAGCACAGCGTTCGCAAACCTCAGTAAACGAGATTGAAGCCTTACTCGGTAGTTTAACAATGGCAGGTGATCAAGCACAGGAACAAATGAACCATAGCAGTAATATTGCACACTCACTCAATGATCGCGTTTTACACAGCAATGCATTAATGGAAGATATTCGTCATAAAGTTAATGATGTAAATAGTCAGGCACATGAAATCGCTACTTCTGCTGAAGAGCAAAGTACCGTTGTTGTAGAAATTAGTAAAAACATGCATGACATTAAAGCATTGGTTGACCAAAATGCAGTTTTTGTTAATACCTCAAATGAAAAGAGTCACGAAATGAAAAATGCTAGTAGCCATGTATTAACGCAACTTGACTACTTTACGATTTAA
- a CDS encoding discoidin domain-containing protein produces MKKLALLSLFCLPLITQADVVEFKGKVTDILIGKSALIKVGVNVQEDESIVCWKADSEQPWLFTFERGHEYSEHWFDVLNLVRRTQETVRIGYAENEDSECAIEYLALLKGDGIADDDQVGDSLQRTGQYGNIAQIFTNGLTESSYHASDNYGADVPAAAFDGHIFNEQIVDGEGSLINRGIWLVKKDSENKETEYWLQVEFEENVTVSGFRVMLNAKATELGRGPRHVTILTSLDGETFEEQGQYNLGKSIDQRANLPTKVDAKIFRIQVNSNQGDSFIEIDELEVYSN; encoded by the coding sequence ATGAAAAAGCTCGCGTTATTATCACTTTTTTGTTTGCCACTTATTACGCAAGCAGATGTTGTGGAGTTCAAGGGGAAAGTTACTGATATTCTGATTGGGAAGTCAGCACTTATTAAAGTTGGTGTAAATGTACAGGAAGATGAATCAATTGTATGTTGGAAAGCAGACAGTGAACAACCATGGCTATTTACCTTTGAACGCGGACATGAATATTCTGAGCACTGGTTTGATGTATTGAATTTAGTACGTAGAACACAAGAAACCGTGCGTATTGGTTATGCCGAAAATGAAGATAGTGAATGCGCTATCGAGTACCTTGCACTATTGAAAGGTGATGGTATTGCAGATGATGATCAAGTAGGCGATTCACTACAACGCACAGGCCAATATGGCAATATTGCGCAAATCTTTACTAACGGCCTGACTGAGTCGAGTTACCATGCAAGTGATAATTATGGTGCTGACGTACCCGCTGCCGCATTTGATGGCCATATTTTTAATGAACAAATTGTTGATGGTGAGGGCAGCCTGATAAATCGCGGTATTTGGTTGGTTAAAAAGGATTCTGAAAACAAAGAGACTGAATATTGGTTGCAAGTCGAGTTTGAGGAAAATGTTACCGTTTCTGGCTTTAGAGTTATGCTAAATGCGAAAGCAACTGAATTAGGCCGAGGTCCGCGTCATGTGACTATTTTAACATCATTGGATGGTGAAACATTTGAAGAACAAGGGCAATATAATTTGGGTAAATCTATAGATCAACGTGCCAACTTACCAACAAAAGTTGATGCTAAAATTTTTAGAATCCAAGTTAACTCAAACCAAGGTGATAGCTTTATCGAAATTGACGAATTAGAAGTGTATTCAAACTAA
- a CDS encoding GNAT family N-acetyltransferase — protein MAKHTNFLIVKDDLSDGQIVDILTEHLQDMYANSPAESVHALDVNALKSRDITFWALKDNGQTLGCVAIKKHNDAFAEIKSMRTIKVARNLGVATRLLAHVVEMATQGGFKELKLETGTTAFFKPARALYQRHGFNVCEPFGHYCADPHSTFMSLDLSP, from the coding sequence ATGGCTAAACATACTAATTTCTTAATTGTTAAAGATGACCTATCGGATGGACAAATTGTCGATATACTCACAGAACACTTACAAGATATGTATGCAAATTCTCCTGCTGAAAGTGTTCATGCTTTAGATGTAAATGCATTGAAAAGTAGAGATATTACCTTTTGGGCGCTAAAGGATAATGGGCAGACACTTGGGTGTGTTGCAATTAAAAAGCATAACGATGCATTCGCTGAAATAAAGTCAATGCGAACAATAAAGGTGGCAAGAAACCTCGGTGTAGCAACTAGGTTGTTAGCCCATGTTGTTGAAATGGCGACACAAGGTGGTTTTAAGGAACTTAAACTAGAAACAGGCACAACGGCGTTTTTTAAACCCGCGCGAGCATTGTATCAACGCCATGGATTTAATGTGTGTGAACCATTTGGTCATTATTGCGCTGATCCGCATAGTACTTTTATGTCACTTGATTTATCGCCTTAG
- a CDS encoding succinylglutamate desuccinylase/aspartoacylase domain-containing protein, with product MNIDFKDIEFLSNPDQVTLKGDFQQFLLSLDVPTVIDITGKNPHKTRVIVTLLHGNEPSGLIAIHRWLTNNGSLPEPETNLRFIIASVEAATAPPMLSHRYLPEGLDINRCFGSGLDHGYFQRANIIENAIREVNPEVVVDLHNTSGSGPSFAVAPLVSTKGLTLTSFFCDTIILSGITLGALMEQNFDCPTITVECGGASDEQAHITAYEGINKLANCSSIENHHQDKSVEIVYKPLRLKLKPEVNLSYALHDEGHSGVTLVSKIEQFNYGSAKTGQMLGWLDEHGLDNLALVNDIGENVVDKYFAVRDNQLICATHLKMFMATNNMDIAKNDCLFYVVNMPSTDSI from the coding sequence ATGAACATTGATTTTAAAGATATTGAGTTTTTATCAAACCCTGATCAAGTAACACTCAAAGGTGACTTTCAGCAATTCTTGTTATCACTTGACGTACCAACTGTAATTGATATAACGGGTAAAAACCCGCACAAAACACGTGTAATTGTTACATTACTGCACGGTAATGAACCTTCCGGACTTATTGCGATACATCGTTGGTTAACAAATAATGGTTCATTGCCAGAGCCAGAAACCAACTTACGTTTTATCATTGCCTCTGTTGAAGCCGCAACAGCACCACCAATGTTATCGCATCGCTACTTGCCAGAGGGATTGGATATTAATCGATGTTTTGGTAGTGGCTTAGATCATGGTTATTTCCAACGGGCGAATATTATTGAAAACGCGATCAGAGAAGTAAACCCAGAAGTGGTGGTAGATTTGCATAATACGTCGGGCTCAGGACCCTCTTTCGCCGTAGCCCCTTTAGTCTCTACCAAGGGATTAACATTAACCTCATTTTTTTGTGACACTATTATTTTATCAGGGATCACGTTAGGTGCTTTGATGGAACAAAATTTTGATTGTCCAACCATTACTGTTGAATGTGGAGGTGCAAGTGACGAACAAGCGCATATCACTGCCTATGAGGGCATAAATAAACTAGCAAATTGTTCCTCTATAGAAAATCATCATCAAGATAAATCCGTTGAAATTGTTTACAAGCCCCTGCGACTAAAACTAAAACCCGAAGTAAATTTATCTTATGCGCTCCATGATGAAGGCCATAGCGGTGTAACTTTAGTCAGTAAAATAGAACAGTTTAACTATGGTAGTGCCAAAACGGGACAGATGCTTGGCTGGCTAGATGAACACGGGTTAGATAATTTAGCACTCGTTAATGATATTGGTGAAAATGTCGTTGATAAATACTTTGCTGTGCGCGACAACCAACTCATCTGTGCCACACATCTAAAAATGTTTATGGCAACAAACAATATGGACATTGCAAAGAATGATTGCTTATTTTATGTGGTAAACATGCCTAGTACTGACTCTATCTAA
- a CDS encoding glutamate-cysteine ligase family protein, protein MGQQIERTSFTDREKETFQARLFAQLEQLKTTLAKSGFGDEQLKMGAELEMYLIDSHGNASPSNEAVISSINDQQFQHELNQYNLELNLSAVKQTGSPFSQLKQEINHKLAVLNKVTEQHQCSALPIGILPTIKHEQLNSSCMTGIARYACLADKISKQRGEHFRVSINGDESLDIDFRDICAEGANTSFQVHLMCPPENMVKLFNAAQLTLPFVTAIAANSPIFLGKNLWHETRIALFKQSLDVRRRNQYPWHQPTRVNFGHGWVRNSIWELFAQSVSLYPPLMPYLSPDNTKDSYHELCFHMGTIWPWNRPVFSTEGNGHIRLEFRAIPAGPTPVDMIANAAFAIGLANGFIDKIDEYCAYIPFQFADYNFYRAAQYGLDAKILWPHQNQYQPQEIDIKQVMIKLLPIAHQGLTNLNISAKEADYYLNIIEQRLINNVTGAIWQKQRFNQLTSSLSIDKALEQLVKDYQTQYQSHAPVSTWE, encoded by the coding sequence ATGGGACAACAAATTGAACGGACTAGCTTCACAGATAGAGAAAAAGAAACCTTTCAAGCTCGACTATTTGCTCAGCTCGAGCAGTTAAAAACGACTTTAGCTAAAAGTGGCTTTGGCGATGAACAGTTAAAAATGGGTGCGGAGCTTGAGATGTACCTTATTGATAGTCATGGTAACGCAAGCCCTTCAAATGAGGCAGTCATATCAAGTATCAATGACCAACAATTTCAACATGAATTAAATCAATATAACTTGGAGTTAAATTTAAGTGCCGTAAAGCAAACAGGTTCGCCTTTTAGTCAACTAAAGCAAGAAATTAATCACAAACTTGCAGTTTTAAATAAGGTTACAGAGCAACACCAATGTTCTGCCTTGCCAATAGGCATACTACCGACAATAAAGCATGAACAATTAAACAGTTCTTGTATGACCGGGATAGCGCGATACGCCTGTTTAGCTGATAAAATTTCAAAGCAACGAGGTGAGCACTTCCGCGTTTCAATTAACGGCGATGAATCTTTAGATATCGACTTTCGTGATATTTGTGCAGAAGGCGCAAACACGTCTTTCCAGGTACATTTAATGTGCCCGCCTGAAAATATGGTTAAATTATTCAATGCCGCGCAACTAACACTACCATTCGTTACAGCAATAGCAGCAAACTCACCAATATTTTTAGGCAAAAATTTATGGCATGAAACAAGAATCGCTTTATTTAAACAATCCTTAGATGTAAGAAGACGAAATCAATATCCTTGGCACCAACCAACACGTGTTAACTTTGGTCATGGTTGGGTAAGAAACTCAATTTGGGAGCTCTTTGCACAGTCAGTTTCATTGTATCCCCCCTTAATGCCCTATCTAAGCCCTGACAATACAAAAGATAGCTATCACGAGCTTTGTTTTCATATGGGTACCATTTGGCCATGGAATCGCCCTGTTTTTTCAACCGAAGGTAATGGCCATATAAGATTAGAATTTAGAGCAATTCCAGCGGGACCAACGCCTGTAGATATGATCGCTAATGCTGCGTTTGCCATCGGCCTTGCCAATGGTTTTATCGATAAAATTGATGAATATTGTGCGTATATTCCGTTCCAATTTGCCGACTACAATTTCTACCGAGCTGCGCAATACGGTTTAGATGCGAAAATACTTTGGCCACATCAAAACCAATATCAACCACAGGAAATTGATATAAAACAAGTAATGATAAAATTATTACCAATAGCTCACCAAGGTTTGACGAATCTCAATATTTCCGCCAAAGAAGCAGATTATTATCTCAACATCATTGAACAACGTTTAATCAACAATGTTACCGGTGCGATTTGGCAAAAACAGCGTTTTAATCAGTTAACCAGTTCCTTATCAATTGATAAGGCATTAGAGCAACTCGTTAAAGATTATCAAACCCAGTATCAAAGCCATGCCCCCGTATCAACTTGGGAGTAA
- a CDS encoding AAA family ATPase — MQHYIESILEQIEKVVIGKPQQVKLSLACLMAKGHLLIEDLPGMGKTTLAHVLASASGLSYQRVQFTSDLLPADIIGVSIFDQQQMSFTFHQGPLFNQVVLADEINRASPKAQSALLEAMEENRVSVDGETYELPDPFFVIATQNPLFHSGTYPLPESQLDRFMMKISLGFPDRASERAILQGDNSALFDAIAPAIDIEQLKLLQQQVKAVFVADEIINYVIALCEYTRNSDLAINPLSPRAGKSLLAAAKAWAIIHHRNHVLPDDIKAVFAPVCEHRLAGSRHAVQTDSANGSVSNFADVILSKVSSENPFGLD; from the coding sequence ATGCAGCATTATATTGAATCAATACTCGAACAAATTGAAAAAGTTGTTATAGGAAAACCACAACAAGTAAAACTGTCATTGGCATGTTTGATGGCCAAAGGGCATTTACTTATTGAAGACTTGCCTGGTATGGGGAAAACAACGTTAGCACATGTGCTCGCAAGTGCCTCAGGGTTGAGTTATCAGCGGGTGCAATTTACCAGTGATTTATTACCCGCTGATATAATTGGTGTCTCAATTTTTGATCAACAACAGATGTCTTTCACTTTTCATCAAGGGCCTCTTTTTAATCAAGTGGTGCTTGCCGATGAAATTAATCGTGCTAGCCCTAAGGCGCAAAGTGCATTATTAGAAGCGATGGAAGAAAACCGTGTGAGTGTTGACGGTGAAACGTATGAGCTGCCCGATCCTTTTTTTGTTATTGCGACTCAAAACCCATTGTTTCACTCAGGTACTTATCCTTTACCAGAGTCGCAATTAGACCGATTTATGATGAAAATATCACTTGGTTTTCCTGACAGGGCATCAGAACGTGCCATTTTGCAAGGCGACAATTCTGCATTATTTGACGCGATCGCACCTGCAATAGATATTGAACAATTAAAGTTACTACAACAACAAGTGAAAGCTGTTTTTGTCGCAGACGAGATCATCAATTATGTTATCGCACTATGTGAATATACTCGAAACAGTGACTTGGCGATAAACCCCTTATCACCAAGGGCTGGAAAGTCATTACTGGCTGCGGCAAAAGCGTGGGCGATAATTCATCATCGAAACCATGTTTTACCTGACGATATTAAAGCTGTTTTTGCGCCAGTATGCGAGCATCGGCTTGCTGGAAGTCGCCATGCTGTTCAAACAGATAGCGCAAACGGAAGTGTGAGTAATTTTGCTGATGTTATTTTATCGAAAGTGAGTAGTGAAAATCCGTTTGGTTTAGATTAG
- a CDS encoding DUF58 domain-containing protein yields MLNSLKHTLNRRFFAFVDNRIKVKKSHQLTHKTIYILPTLFGSSFMGFIVLLFILGTNYQNNLILFVCYLLSSLFIVVMLHSFQNLLGIKVSCKGEFYTQVDQALDVSLNISSQHKLYAVSYFFADQQSDFCSIVDGDSTLKSKVFYDQRGVHSLARFTLKSEFPLGLFRTWTHIRFPVSVVVYPKPLVCQVADLSPMLSDDDNGQSALPEFDGDDFFALTPYQQGWPLSRVAWKNVAKGQAWQIKQTARTVRHDDLVLRLADMPASLLENKLKQLCYLVLDLTQGQQSFAVELDKRKIATNKGVKHTQQCLHAIATYNQQTSVHSSQAQVERSEL; encoded by the coding sequence ATGCTAAATTCGCTAAAACATACGTTAAACCGCCGCTTTTTTGCTTTTGTAGATAATCGTATAAAGGTTAAAAAAAGCCATCAGTTAACGCATAAAACTATCTACATATTACCAACTTTGTTTGGCTCGTCATTTATGGGATTTATTGTTTTGTTGTTCATCTTGGGCACAAACTATCAAAATAACCTTATTTTGTTTGTCTGCTACTTATTATCCAGCTTGTTTATTGTTGTAATGCTTCATAGCTTTCAGAATTTATTGGGGATTAAAGTTTCCTGTAAAGGGGAGTTTTACACGCAAGTTGATCAGGCTTTAGATGTCTCACTCAACATTAGTAGTCAGCACAAGCTTTATGCGGTGAGTTATTTTTTTGCCGACCAACAAAGCGATTTTTGCTCTATTGTTGACGGCGATTCTACATTGAAAAGTAAGGTGTTCTATGACCAAAGAGGTGTACATTCATTAGCGCGTTTTACCTTGAAAAGTGAATTCCCACTTGGCTTGTTTCGTACTTGGACACATATTAGATTTCCTGTCTCTGTTGTCGTATACCCTAAACCCTTAGTATGTCAGGTGGCTGATTTATCACCCATGTTAAGCGACGATGATAATGGTCAAAGCGCGTTACCTGAATTTGATGGCGATGATTTTTTCGCACTAACACCGTATCAGCAAGGTTGGCCGTTAAGTCGTGTTGCTTGGAAAAACGTTGCTAAGGGTCAAGCGTGGCAAATTAAACAAACGGCTAGAACGGTAAGGCATGATGATTTAGTGTTACGACTTGCGGATATGCCAGCTTCGCTATTAGAAAATAAGTTGAAACAACTGTGTTACCTTGTGCTCGATCTTACACAAGGACAACAGTCTTTTGCTGTTGAACTTGATAAACGTAAGATTGCAACGAATAAAGGGGTTAAACACACCCAGCAATGCTTGCATGCCATCGCGACATATAATCAACAAACAAGTGTGCATTCATCTCAGGCTCAGGTAGAAAGGTCGGAGCTTTGA